One window of the Camelina sativa cultivar DH55 chromosome 1, Cs, whole genome shotgun sequence genome contains the following:
- the LOC104754226 gene encoding DEAD-box ATP-dependent RNA helicase 42-like: MGKDDDLKKNRRDRDRKDRHKETRREKDRSTRPSERVNRSDCEKREYDYEREKLRTRRDRKISDSDEERRDTRRGKEKDDIKRDLKRTRKEIERTIRHGDENGENNSMEEEEEVEDEKVEKRRRRLQEWQQLQRKHKESQSESKGPETRKAWTLEGESDDEDNKSDSEVKMVDSASGGARPEDEEEIDPLDAYMNSKVLPEVEKLRSSSLDSNKDVKESGDQPKNSFSKSLCRIIQGEDSDSDYDYSEPMNDDDDPNLDEDDEEFMKRVKKTKTEKLSLVDHSKVEYEPFRKNFYIEVKDISRMTYDAVNAYRKEMELKVHGKDVPRPIRSWYQTGLTTKILDTLKKLNYEKPMPIQAQALPIIMSGRDCIGVAKTGSGKTLGFVLPMLRHIKDQPPVEDGDGPIGLVMAPTRELVQQIHSDIKKFAKALGLRCVAVYGGSGVAQQINKLKRGTEIVVCTPGRMIDILCTSSGKITNLRRVTFLVMDEADRMFDMGFEPQITCIVQNIRPDHQTVLFSATFPRQVETLARKVLNNPVEIQVGGRRVVNKDITQLVEIRPESERFTRLRELLLEWYEKGKVLVFVRSQDKCDALCDEMENHDYACLSLHGGMEQRHRESAISGFKNNFCSLLIATSVAARGLDVKELVLVVNFDPPNHYEEYVHRVGRTGRAGRKGCAITFISEDDANYAPDLVKALELSEQPVPDAVKALADGFMMKVKQGIVQAHGTGYGGSGFKFNKEEEEVRKAATKARAKIAQAKYGYEEEKSDSEDENDVVRKAGSDISQQQAMFSQMAAIAAAEATVTANQFMPNGGGLVTVAGVPPSDLAGRVAAMAAAANLQHNLARIQADVMPQHYEAELEINDFPQNARWRVTHKETLGPVSEWSGAAITVRGQHYNPGSMPGPGQRKLYLFVEGATENSVKTAKSELKRVLEDVTNQAFCLPGGTQARRYSVL; this comes from the coding sequence ATGGGGAAGGATGATGATTTGAAAAAGAATCGCCGAGATCGTGACCGTAAGGATCGTCACAAGGAGACGCGGCGAGAGAAGGATAGGAGCACGAGACCGTCCGAGAGAGTTAATAGAAGTGATTGCGAAAAGAGAGAATATGATTATGAGAGGGAGAAGCTTCGGACACGGAGGGATAGGAAGATTAGTGATTCTGACGAAGAGAGGAGGGATACACGCAGAGGGAAGGAGAAGGATGATATCAAGCGTGACTTGAAACGTACAAggaaagagattgagagaacTATCAGGCATGGAGATGAAAATGGTGAGAATAAttccatggaagaagaagaagaagtagaggatGAGAAGGTGGAGAAACGGAGGAGAAGACTCCAGGAGTGGCAACAGTTGCAGAGGAAGCATAAGGAATCTCAAAGTGAAAGTAAGGGTCCTGAGACCAGAAAGGCTTGGACTCTTGAAGGagaatctgatgatgaagataataAATCAGACTCAGAAGTGAAGATGGTAGACTCCGCTAGTGGAGGTGCTAGAcctgaagatgaagaggaaattGATCCTTTGGATGCTTATATGAATTCTAAGGTATTACCTGAGGTTGAGAAGCTTAGAAGTAGTTCTCTGGATTCTAACAAGGATGTGAAAGAAAGTGGTGATCAACCAAAGAATAGTTTTAGTAAGTCCCTTTGTAGGATAATTCAAGGTgaagattctgattctgattatgATTATTCAGAACcaatgaatgatgatgatgatccaaatTTAGACGAAGACGATGAGGAGTTTATGAAGAGAGTTAAGAAGACTAAAACAGAAAAACTGTCTCTTGTTGACCACTCCAAAGTAGAGTATGAACCTTTCAGGAAGAACTTCTATATCGAAGTCAAGGATATTTCAAGGATGACATACGATGCAGTTAACGCTTATAGAAAGGAAATGGAGCTAAAAGTACATGGGAAAGATGTACCAAGACCCATCAGATCTTGGTACCAGACTGGACTAACCACCAAGATTTTGGATACTTTGAAGAAACTTAACTATGAAAAGCCAATGCCTATCCAAGCACAAGCACTCCCAATCATCATGAGCGGTCGAGACTGCATTGGGGTTGCAAAAACTGGGTCAGGTAAAACCCTCGGCTTTGTTTTGCCAATGTTGAGGCATATCAAAGATCAGCCTCCCGTTGAAGATGGTGATGGACCCATTGGGCTTGTAATGGCACCTACTAGAGAACTTGTTCAGCAGATTCACAGCGATATCAAAAAGTTTGCTAAGGCATTGGGTCTAAGATGTGTGGCTGTGTATGGAGGATCTGGAGTTGCCCAGCAAATCAATAAGCTTAAGCGAGGTACCGAGATTGTTGTTTGTACTCCTGGCAGAATGATCGATATTCTTTGCACAAGCAGTGGAAAAATAACCAATCTGCGAAGGGTCACATTTTTGGTAATGGATGAAGCTGACCGTATGTTCGACATGGGATTTGAGCCTCAGATAACTTGTATTGTACAAAATATTCGACCTGACCATCAAACTGTGCTCTTTTCTGCCACTTTTCCACGCCAGGTTGAAACTTTGGCACGTAAAGTCTTGAACAATCCTGTGGAAATACAGGTCGGTGGGAGGCGTGTTGTGAATAAAGATATAACTCAGTTAGTTGAAATCAGACCGGAGAGTGAGAGGTTCACAAGACTTCGTGAACTTCTTCTGGAATGGTACGAGAAAGGAAAAGTTCTGGTCTTTGTTCGTTCACAGGACAAATGTGATGCTTTGTGTGATGAGATGGAAAATCATGATTATGCTTGTCTATCGCTTCACGGGGGTATGGAACAAAGGCATCGTGAATCAGCTATATCTGGATTCAAGAACAATTTCTGCAGTTTGTTGATTGCCACAAGTGTTGCAGCCAGGGGTCTCGATGTGAAAGAGCTTGTGTTGGTTGTAAACTTCGATCCCCCGAACCACTATGAAGAATACGTGCATCGTGTTGGCAGGACAGGTAGGGCAGGGCGGAAAGGCTGTGCTATAACATTTATCTCCGAGGATGATGCAAATTATGCACCAGATTTAGTCAAGGCCTTGGAACTATCTGAGCAGCCAGTACCAGATGCTGTGAAAGCACTAGCCGATGGGTTCATGATGAAGGTAAAACAGGGTATTGTGCAAGCTCATGGAACTGGCTATGGCGGTAGTGGCTTTAAATTCAacaaagaggaggaggaagtcaGAAAAGCAGCAACGAAAGCACGAGCAAAGATTGCACAAGCAAAGTATGGCTATGAGGAAGAGAAGTCTGACTCAGAAGATGAGAATGATGTAGTAAGAAAGGCTGGTAGTGATATCTCACAGCAACAAGCTATGTTTTCTCAGATGGCCGCCATTGCTGCTGCTGAAGCTACTGTGACTGCTAACCAATTCATGCCTAATGGTGGCGGGCTTGTTACTGTGGCAGGTGTCCCTCCTAGTGATTTAGCAGGCCGCGTTGCAGCCATGGCTGCTGCCGCTAACCTGCAACACAACCTTGCAAGGATTCAAGCTGATGTGATGCCTCAACACTATGAAGCAGAATTGGAAATCAATGATTTCCCACAGAATGCTCGGTGGAGAGTCACCCACAAAGAAACGCTTGGTCCAGTATCAGAGTGGAGTGGAGCCGCCATTACCGTTAGAGGTCAGCATTATAATCCAGGAAGTATGCCGGGGCCTGGGCAACGCAAGCTTTATCTGTTTGTTGAAGGGGCTACTGAAAATTCTGTTAAGACAGCAAAATCTGAACTCAAGCGTGTTCTTGAAGATGTAACTAATCAAGCCTTCTGCCTTCCTGGAGGAACACAAGCAAGAAGATACTCTGTTCTATAA
- the LOC104754317 gene encoding 60S ribosomal protein L4-1-like, with the protein MAAAAARPLITVQGLDGDMATDQSSTVVIPDVMTAPVRPDIVNFVHAQMSNNSRQPYAVSKKAGHQTSAESWGTGRAVSRIPRVPGGGTHRAGQAAFGNMCRGGRMFAPTKIWRRWHRRINVNMKRHAIVSAIAATAVPSLVMARGHRIENVPEMPLVVSDSAEGVEKTSAAIKVLKQIGAYDDAEKAKDSIGIRPGKGKMRNRRYISRKGPLVVYGTEGSKIVKAFRNLPGVELCHVERLNLLKLAPGGHLGRFVIWTKSAFEKLESIYGSFEKPSEKKKGYVLPRAKMVNADLARIINSDEVQSVVKPIKKDAKRAVLKKNPLKNLNVMLKLNPYAKTAKRMSLLAEAQRVKAKKEKLTKKRKTVTKEEALAIKAAGKSWYQTMISDSDYTEFDNFTKWLGASQ; encoded by the exons ATGGCCGCCGCCGCTGCTCGTCCTCTCATCACCGTCCAAGGTTTGGACGGTGACATGGCCACCGATCAATCCTCCACCGTCGTAATACCCGACGTCATGACGGCGCCAGTTCGTCCCGACATCGTCAACTTCGTTCACGCTCAAATGTCCAACAACAGCCGTCAGCCTTACGCCGTGTCCAAGAAGGCCGGTCACCAGACCTCTGCTGAGTCCTGGGGAACCGGACGTGCCGTCTCGCGTATCCCTCGTGTTCCTGGTGGTGGTACTCACCGTGCCGGTCAAGCAGCGTTCGGTAACATGTGTCGTGGTGGTCGGATGTTCGCTCCTACCAAGATCTGGCGCCGCTGGCACCGTCGTATCAATGTCAACATGAAGCGTCACGCTATCGTCTCAGCCATCGCCGCAACTGCTGTCCCTTCGCTTGTTATGGCTCGTGGTCACCGGATCGAGAACGTTCCTGAGATGCCTCTCGTTGTGAGTGACTCCGCCGAAGGTGTGGAGAAGACCTCAGCTGCGATCAAGGTTTTGAAACAAATCGGTGCTTATGATGATGCTGAGAAGGCCAAGGACAGCATTGGGATCCGTCCTGGTAAAGGTAAAATGAGGAACCGTCGTTACATTTCTAGGAAGGGTCCTCTTGTGGTTTACGGAACTGAAGGGTCTAAGATAGTTAAGGCGTTTAGGAATCTTCCTGGTGTTGAACTTTGCCATGTTGAGAGACTTAACTTGTTGAAGCTTGCTCCTGGTGGTCACCTTGGTCGGTTTGTGATCTGGACCAAGTCTGCTTTTGAGAAGCTTGAGTCTATCTATGGTTCGTTTGAGAAGCCatctgagaagaagaagggataTGTGCTTCCTCGTGCTAAGATGGTGAATGCTGATCTTGCCAGGATTATCAACTCCGATGAGGTTCAGAGTGTTGTGAAGCCGATCAAGAAGGATGCGAAGAGGGCTGTGCTTAAGAAAAATCCATTGAAGAACCTGAATGTGATGTTGAAGTTGAATCCTTATGCTAAGACTGCAAAGAGGATGTCACTGTTGGCTGAAGCACAGAGAGTCAAGGCCAAGAAGGAGAAGCTCACCAAGAAGAGGAAAACTGTTACCAAG GAGGAGGCGTTGGCAATCAAAGCAGCAGGCAAGTCGTGGTACCAGACTATGATTTCCGACAGTGATTACACCGAGTTTGATAACTTCACCAAATGGCTCGGTGCTAGCCAGTAA
- the LOC104754125 gene encoding uncharacterized protein LOC104754125 yields MASSSKKIDVLLVGTGVNSNYEKIIERAGGDNINLKVVKTVVHVMMEHLLGLASYDLIILMVTVENGIKVTRDLREKYLVKSMIVGVTSKGDTDGQRSDLIKAGIDKCEVMPLTIEKMESVYNKLNSGMRNGTFRKHLFKALIVDDNPDDAFRRNHEKLIRKAGGLVSMSFFTVKDVQLLSSYDLIVLTKAIKAKELRDKGWTSLMVGVTSSKEQFTAFHEAGVDHVFLDPITMEKLIPLINRIINN; encoded by the exons ATGGCATCAAGCAGTAAGAAAATCGACGTTTTGTTGGTTGGTACTGGCGTAAATAGTAACTACGAGAAGATCATCGAAAGAGCTGGGGGAGATAATATAAACCTCAAAGTGGTTAAGACCGTTGTTCATGTAATGATGGAACATCTCCTCGGGTTGGCTTCCTACGACCTTATCATCCTCATGGTCACCGTAGAAAATGGAATCAAG GTAACTAGGGATCTTCGGGAGAAGTATCTTGTGAAGTCGATGATCGTGGGTGTGACTTCAAAAGGAGACACGGACGGACAGCGTAGTGATTTGATAAAGGCTGGAATTGACAAATGCGAGGTTATGCCGTTAACCATCGAAAAGATGGAGTCAGTCTATAACAAGCTCAACTCCGGGATGAGAAACGGTACTTTTAGGAAGCACTTGTTTAAAGCGTTAATCGTTGACGACAATCCCGATGATGCTTTCCGTCGGAATCATGAAAAGCTCATCAGAAAAGCCGGAGGACTTGTTTCTATGAGTTTTTTCACTGTGAAAGACGTCCAGCTGCTGAGTTCTTATGACCTTATTGTCCTGACTAAG GCAATTAAGGCTAAGGAGTTAAGAGACAAGGGATGGACGTCGTTGATGGTGGGCGTGACGTCGTCCAAAGAGCAGTTTACGGCGTTCCATGAAGCCGGAGTGGACCACGTGTTCTTGGACCCCATAACGATGGAAAAACTCATCCCTCTTATTAACCGTATCATCAACAATTAA
- the LOC104754395 gene encoding L-ascorbate peroxidase 2, cytosolic codes for MVKKSYPEVKEEYRKAVQRCKRKLRGLIAEKHCAPIVLRLAWHSAGTFDVKTKTGGPFGTIRHPQELAHEANNGLDISVRLLEPIKELFPMLSYADFYQLAGVVAVEITGGPEIPFHPGRLDKVEPPPEGRLPQATKGVDHLRDVFGRMGLNDKDIVALSGGHTLGRCHKERSGFEGAWTQNPLIFDNSYFKEILSGEKEGLLQLPTDKALLEDPHFRPFVERYAADEDAFFEDYSEAHLKLSELGFAD; via the exons ATGGTGAAGAAGAGTTACCCGGAAGTGAAAGAAGAGTACAGGAAAGCTGTTCAGAGATGCAAGAGGAAGCTCCGTGGTCTTATCGCTGAGAAACATTGTGCTCCCATCGTCCTTCGTCTTGC ATGGCACTCGGCTGGGACATTTGACGTGAAGACGAAGACTGGAGGACCGTTTGGGACGATTAGGCATCCTCAAGAGCTAGCCCATGAAGCTAACAATGGTCTTGATATTTCCGTCAGGCTTCTTGAGCCTATCAAGGAGCTGTTCCCTATGCTTTCATATGCTGATTTCTATCAG CTAGCTGGAGTTGTTGCTGTTGAAATCACTGGAGGACCCGAGATTCCATTCCATCCTGGTAGACTG GACAAAGTTGAGCCACCTCCTGAAGGTCGTCTGCCTCAGGCCACCAAAG GTGTGGATCATCTAAGAGATGTGTTTGGTCGGATGGGACTCAATGACAAAGATATTGTTGCATTGTCTGGTGGACACACCTTG GGTCGGTGCCACAAGGAGCGCTCAGGATTTGAAGGAGCATGGACACAAAATCCTCTTATTTTTGACAACTCCTATTTCAA AGAGATATTAAGCGGAGAGAAAGAAGGACTTCTTCAACTACCAACCGACAAGGCTCTTCTCGAGGATCCTCATTTTCGTCCATTTGTTGAGAGATATGCTGCA GATGAGGATGCCTTCTTTGAAGACTACTCGGAAGCTCATCTGAAGTTGTCTGAACTTGG GTTTGCTGACTAA